A single window of uncultured Pseudodesulfovibrio sp. DNA harbors:
- the tsaB gene encoding tRNA (adenosine(37)-N6)-threonylcarbamoyltransferase complex dimerization subunit type 1 TsaB encodes MAAPKRIKPHDLLLAIGGTEERLQLVLGQPGPDGCTLLTSRQWTVPGQSIRFLIPGLKQTLDSFGLGIDIIAQIACVRGPGSFTGLRLILAAAEGLAAGQGLPLAGLDYLPLLASGPGSLITGPLHVLTYARRGLVYLQSFDAPSLTAHAPLESLSLDEAAARMADFGATAHLMGSGLRKNTDFFTALAASNPGYIMLDEQWDSPSPETLLTAAYKANFTQESIEPVYVRPTDAEDNLGAIAAKRGLDPIEAKKRLEELRKQ; translated from the coding sequence CCAAAAGAATCAAACCACACGACCTCCTTCTCGCCATAGGCGGGACAGAAGAACGCTTGCAACTAGTGCTGGGACAACCCGGCCCAGACGGGTGCACTCTATTGACCTCCCGCCAGTGGACCGTTCCCGGACAGTCCATCCGGTTTCTCATTCCCGGCCTCAAGCAAACATTGGATAGCTTCGGGTTAGGAATAGACATTATCGCCCAAATTGCCTGTGTACGTGGTCCCGGCAGCTTCACCGGACTGAGACTCATTCTGGCTGCTGCCGAAGGCCTGGCGGCCGGACAAGGGCTCCCACTGGCCGGTCTGGACTACTTGCCACTCCTTGCGTCCGGTCCCGGCTCGCTCATCACAGGCCCACTGCATGTGTTGACTTACGCACGACGCGGGCTGGTGTATCTGCAATCCTTTGACGCCCCCAGCCTGACAGCGCACGCCCCTCTGGAATCACTTTCTCTGGATGAAGCCGCAGCACGCATGGCAGACTTTGGTGCCACGGCACATCTCATGGGCAGCGGCCTGCGCAAAAACACCGATTTCTTCACAGCTCTTGCTGCCAGCAATCCCGGCTACATCATGCTTGACGAACAATGGGACAGTCCATCGCCTGAAACGCTGCTCACCGCAGCATACAAGGCAAACTTCACGCAGGAGTCCATAGAGCCTGTGTATGTACGCCCTACGGATGCTGAAGACAATCTGGGTGCCATAGCCGCAAAACGAGGTCTGGATCCAATAGAAGCAAAAAAAAGATTGGAAGAACTGCGCAAGCAGTAA